The nucleotide sequence GAGCTCAGTTTGTATCAAGCCCAGGAAATTCCTGTTACTGGAATGGGGAGTGGATAGAGTGAAAGGATCTACATAAAGCAAATTCAAAGAAACAGAAACATGTATCTTTCCTGGACTGAGAAGGATAGGCTTTGGAacagctggttttgaaaatttaGGGTCAGTGAACTGAAAATTGCACTCTCCCACCTTTacttctgtctttctctttccagAGTTGTAGTGACTGCTCCCAGAACCCAATCTCAAACCACAGGCGGATCATTTAAAGAGTTGCGTTACATCCTGGTGGCGGTTGAATGTGGAAGTGGGTCCCTAGCCTCCTGTATGGGCCACTTTTTGGTTGCAATAACTTCCAATGGGAGAATGTCACAGGAAGTATTGCCAGGGTTGGTTGCTAAACTGAAGATACCTGCTCAAAGTTCAGGAATTTGTTTTCGGAAGAGGTATTTCTCAAAGAGAGTCCTCATCTAATTTTATTCCTAGGCCATGTGGAATGCTAAAGATGACAGTGTTAACTGCTGTGACAGTTCTCCCATTGTGCTGTTCAGTGAGGATTTACAGAATTGTCAGACAGCAGATGTAAAGGAACAGTGGCATTTATCTACAAgacagtcatgatttggaaatgccggtgttggactggggtgtacaaagttaaaaatcacacaacaccaggttatagtccaacaggtttaattagaagcacacgagctttcagagcgacgctccttcatcaggtggtagttactatcacctgatgaaggagcgtcgctccgaaagctcgtgtgcttccaattaaacctgttggactataacctggtgttgtgatttttaacttgctaCAAGACAGTGTGTGCCTGGCAAGGGAGTTTATAGGTGATGGTTCCCCACACAGGCTGTCTTAATCTTCTTGAAAGTAGGATCTGTCAGTGTTCTTCCTGAAATGTAGATGGAGGAAACCGCGCCCTTTTTCATCCTactaggaagtggtggaggctggtacaattgcttcatttaaaaaggcatctgggtggttaTATGATTAGTAAGGGCttggagggatgtaggccaaatgctgggaaatgggactagatttatttaagatatctggtcgacatagatgatttggaccgaagggtctgttttcatgcagtGCATCTCTGTGAATTTATGTTCTAATGGAGCCCTCTCTTTTTGttgagaaattgagagtttggaatAGAATGTGTCCTCTCGATTATGGCATCATCCTGTGATTTGTTTTTGcaccttttcttaaaaaaatctGAAGCTGAGAATGACACAGGCACAAGTTTATTTTAACCAGCGTACAGTATAACTTTAACATAAAGttatatgagggggcatagctttaaattaaggggtggtaggtataggactgatgttaggggtagattctttactcagtgagtcgtgagttcatggaatgccctgccagtaacagtggtggactctccctctttatgggcatttaaacgggcattggataggcatatggaggaaagtgggttaggtgggcttggatcggcgcaacatcgagggccgaagtgcctgtactgcgctgtatttttctatgttctatgctttcaCTTTTTCCCTGCCCAGTGAATGCTAAGTCTTGTCTTTACAGCACAGGCAGTGCGTCCCCTTCCCTGAAGCATATTTAGAAACTAGTTGAGTATTTGACAATCCAGTAACTTTTCATGGTCACTATTTCTAAGTGTCTTTCACAGAAAATACTGGATTTACTGAGCTGGATTTCACAATCTCCTTTAGTGTGTTAAACAGTTCTCTTTCTCATACTCACCAGTTCCTGATTTAACTTTGTTTTACAGAGAATCTCAAAAGCACATTTATCAGCAAGAATTCCaaacaaatatctcatcaaggtCTGAGACTGactcaattcatcaggaattgaaagtCATTGGGCTTCCAACATCAGAGTGACTGGAAATGCATCAGAACACATTCACCCAAGTaagtgttccagtgaactgactgtgTCTTAAACTCGTCACACAGCCTGACTAACGTTACACCGTTTTCAGTGGGGAGAAACTGTATCTGTGTCCTGTGTAGGGGCGAGGAGTCAGCTAATCATCCAATATGGAGAGACATGACGACACCTGCACCAaggagaaaccatggaaatgtgtggactgtgggaagggattcaaatACCCATCCCGGCTGGAAACTCAtcgacacagtcacactggggagaggccgtacaCTTGCTCtatgtgtgggaagggatttacaCGGGCTTTTGACCTTTTGAAACATGAACGCACTCACACTGGGGCGAGGCCGTTCAtttgccccgagtgtgggaagggattcagtgaCTCATCCAACCTCCTgacacaccagcgagttcacactggggagagaccattcccctGCTCTgaatgtgggaagggattcagtgattcatccagCCTGTGcagacaccagcgagttcataCTGGGGAGAAGCCGTTCATCTGCtgtgagtgtgggaagggattcagtcagtcagcccacctgctgagacaccagcgggttcacactggggagaggccgttcttctgctcagagtgcgggaagggattcagtgACTCATCCTACCTGCTAACACACCAGCGTTTTCACACTGgtgagaggccattcccctgctctgagtgtggCAAGGCATTCTCTCTCTTATCAAACCTCCGGGCACACCAACTAGTTCATACTGATGAGAGACCTTTCAAGTGTACACATTGTGAGAAGAGCTTTAAATGCAAACGTGAAGTGCTGACACATGAACACATTcatactggggagaggccattcccttgCTCCATGTGTGGGAAACAATTTCTCTGTTCAAAAAGCCTTCTGAGACACCAGCGAATACACATTGGTGAGAAGTTGTTACCCACTGCCTCTTGGGAAAGCATTTACACAGTCAGCCCACCCTCtgagacaccagcgagttcacaagtGATTGCAGGGCAGATATCTGTTGCTGATGTTGTTAACAAATCTTCGATTGATCCAGCTCCCTGGAGAACTGAGTGATCCATGTGATGGAGGTTTGATCCATCCCCTGAAAGACAAGAAGTAGATGCAGTGGCACAGGGAAATACGTGCTGCTTATGATGTGATCTGGAGAAGGGTGGTATCATGTAACTTTAAACACCAGAAGTACCGACAGAGAGATGTTGTAAGTTTAATTCATCgcaattaattcattcattcaaagtgtgtGCCATTGCAGACAACTgggggcacacacacactgacatatgAGGCACAAAACCAGATTTATGGGCATGCATACACATTGACAGAGAAATACATAGACAGGTCACACCAACACAccgagacagaaacacagacatagacagagaaatAGCAACAAACACAGGTTCTCTCAAAAACATCCATCTGGAGATACATTGAAACACGCTATCCCTCAGTATATTGTTAGGGTTGATGTGTTTAATAAACTCAAGTTCATTTGTATAATAACTAGTGTTAATTTGTATAATACATCTGTGTTAATTGCTATTCGTTTGTAAAATAGATTGATTCATTTTTGAAATTGTCAGAAACTAATTAGAAGTAAACTTGCTGACTTGTTCATTTCAGAGCACTTATACGTTGTGTTGATCTGTGTGAAAATCATGTATTCTCttgtgaaataaatgtgttcattAATAGCAGAAGGTTGTTGTCTAACTGAACCTATGTTTTGGCTGCTGCTGGTTTAAAACTGCAGCTTTGTCTCTGTGTCGATTTTAACTCTGGGGTCAGTGTGTAAGATGAGGAGAGGGACCGACAGAAGTAGTCTGGACTAAACTGTTGAAATGCTGCTTTTTCTCATatacctcctccctccccctttgAACCCCTCAAACCTACCTG is from Hemiscyllium ocellatum isolate sHemOce1 chromosome 22, sHemOce1.pat.X.cur, whole genome shotgun sequence and encodes:
- the LOC132826399 gene encoding zinc finger protein 239-like; this encodes MERHDDTCTKEKPWKCVDCGKGFKYPSRLETHRHSHTGERPYTCSMCGKGFTRAFDLLKHERTHTGARPFICPECGKGFSDSSNLLTHQRVHTGERPFPCSECGKGFSDSSSLCRHQRVHTGEKPFICCECGKGFSQSAHLLRHQRVHTGERPFFCSECGKGFSDSSYLLTHQRFHTGERPFPCSECGKAFSLLSNLRAHQLVHTDERPFKCTHCEKSFKCKREVLTHEHIHTGERPFPCSMCGKQFLCSKSLLRHQRIHIGEKLLPTASWESIYTVSPPSETPASSQVIAGQISVADVVNKSSIDPAPWRTE